Proteins from a genomic interval of Rubinisphaera italica:
- a CDS encoding M24 family metallopeptidase: protein MSNEQISLSAEYCRQRQARVCKLMEQLPVDRAIFVTHENIQYLTGFRPHRLMQAAVCIEATGECVLAAPNEEPADASVDQCVTFEAQWHCTLRQEQQQSALTALVEACGHLQSSIAVEGSVTGLHLSPTTLNSEHVIDLEPDLWQLRRKKDLDELQMIRRAIGCTDAMYHRAREIIEPGINELEVYNQLHAAAVEVAGEPLTALGNDFQCASPGGPPRNRDARDGELFILDLGPAYRGYYADNCRTFSVNKRPMDKQYEAWEAIVAVLEMVERTVKPGVSCRELFTQAQAMLDEFRPGAFFHHLGHGFGLFPHEAPHLNPKWDDTFAEGDCFTAEPGLYTDELKAGIRLEQNYLVTSDGVERLTNFPLEL from the coding sequence ATGTCGAACGAACAGATTTCTCTATCAGCCGAGTATTGTCGACAAAGACAGGCCCGCGTTTGCAAATTAATGGAGCAGCTGCCAGTCGATCGAGCTATCTTTGTGACGCATGAGAATATCCAATACCTCACTGGATTTCGCCCTCACCGGCTGATGCAGGCTGCTGTCTGCATCGAAGCGACCGGCGAATGCGTTCTTGCAGCTCCTAACGAGGAACCGGCTGATGCCAGCGTTGACCAATGTGTGACCTTCGAAGCTCAGTGGCACTGCACCCTGCGCCAGGAGCAGCAGCAGTCTGCTTTGACAGCTCTTGTAGAAGCATGTGGTCATCTGCAAAGTTCGATCGCAGTAGAGGGCTCCGTCACTGGTCTGCATCTGTCACCGACCACGCTAAATTCGGAGCACGTTATCGATCTTGAACCGGATCTTTGGCAGCTCAGGCGGAAGAAGGATCTGGATGAATTGCAAATGATTCGCCGAGCCATTGGCTGCACGGATGCGATGTATCACCGGGCTCGCGAGATCATCGAACCTGGAATTAATGAACTGGAGGTCTACAATCAACTGCATGCGGCGGCTGTTGAAGTGGCGGGAGAACCGCTAACTGCGCTAGGCAACGACTTTCAATGTGCCTCGCCCGGCGGACCCCCGCGCAATCGCGACGCACGGGACGGCGAACTCTTCATTCTGGATCTTGGTCCTGCATACCGAGGCTACTACGCCGACAACTGCCGAACCTTCTCGGTCAACAAAAGACCCATGGATAAACAGTACGAAGCCTGGGAAGCTATCGTCGCTGTCCTGGAGATGGTCGAACGAACGGTCAAACCGGGCGTGTCATGTCGTGAGCTGTTTACGCAGGCTCAGGCGATGCTGGATGAATTCCGACCAGGTGCCTTCTTTCATCATCTTGGTCACGGTTTCGGGCTGTTTCCTCACGAGGCACCGCACCTGAATCCAAAGTGGGACGATACGTTTGCAGAAGGCGATTGCTTTACCGCAGAACCTGGTCTCTACACCGATGAATTGAAGGCCGGCATCCGACTCGAACAGAACTATCTCGTCACCAGTGATGGTGTGGAACGACTCACAAACTTCCCGCTGGAACTGTAG
- a CDS encoding succinylglutamate desuccinylase/aspartoacylase family protein, with amino-acid sequence MSFRFRQQQFRGPASGPHLLITGGVHGDEFEPIAAIRRLAGMLATSNSVSQTPDAPASAPPSDKVTLLRGTLTLVPCVNEEAFLLGSRCAADNLDLARTCPGRPDGSVTKQVAHDLSQLIRNADFYIDLHTGGTEFSILPLSGYVLHSDPAVLEHQRRMARAFQLPLIWGTSPELEGRSLSVARDANVPAIYCEHGGAASCSPAGVVAYVNGCLNVLGLLEMIDRPSVDLSVPQLVEEPQPDSGHLQICNPSPVDGFFEPAVSLGDKIDADAPIGSVIDLCNDETHVVRSQHSGIVLMLRTFPRVRAGDSVGVVLAEESNERSDLQESDKGEPQV; translated from the coding sequence ATGTCCTTCAGATTTCGACAACAACAATTCAGAGGCCCCGCATCAGGTCCTCACCTGTTGATTACCGGCGGTGTTCATGGTGACGAATTCGAGCCGATCGCGGCTATTCGCAGGCTGGCCGGAATGCTGGCGACCAGTAACAGCGTGTCACAAACGCCTGACGCCCCTGCATCGGCCCCGCCATCTGACAAGGTCACGCTGCTGCGCGGCACTTTGACACTCGTGCCATGTGTCAACGAAGAGGCGTTTCTGCTCGGAAGTCGATGCGCGGCCGACAACCTTGACCTGGCGAGAACGTGTCCCGGTCGACCGGACGGCAGCGTCACCAAGCAGGTCGCCCACGATCTGAGTCAATTGATCCGCAACGCGGACTTCTACATTGATCTGCATACCGGCGGAACCGAATTCTCAATCCTGCCGCTTTCCGGTTACGTACTGCATTCCGATCCGGCGGTTCTGGAACATCAAAGACGTATGGCGCGAGCCTTTCAACTTCCCCTGATCTGGGGAACGTCACCGGAATTGGAAGGGCGTTCGTTATCTGTCGCACGTGATGCCAATGTTCCAGCCATTTACTGCGAACATGGCGGAGCGGCGAGCTGTTCACCAGCGGGAGTTGTTGCCTACGTTAACGGGTGTTTGAACGTTCTGGGTTTGCTTGAGATGATCGACAGACCGTCTGTGGATCTGTCCGTTCCACAGTTGGTCGAAGAGCCGCAGCCAGACTCTGGGCATCTGCAGATCTGCAATCCGTCGCCAGTGGATGGATTCTTCGAACCCGCCGTCAGTCTTGGCGACAAAATCGACGCCGACGCCCCGATTGGAAGTGTAATCGACCTGTGCAACGATGAGACACACGTGGTTAGAAGCCAGCATTCGGGAATAGTACTGATGCTGCGCACATTTCCTCGCGTTCGCGCGGGTGACTCAGTCGGTGTTGTTCTGGCGGAAGAATCGAACGAAAGAAGTGATCTACAAGAGTCGGATAAAGGCGAGCCGCAGGTGTGA
- a CDS encoding Gfo/Idh/MocA family protein gives MKQILIIGGGSIGERHVRCFQQTGRARVSLCEMREDLRKDVSERYGLNQCFSSLDKTLQNAAFDAAVICTPANMHIPMALDLAAAGCGMLIEKPLSTSPQGTEQLQAAISSAQLPVSVAYVLRQHPALQSLKKSVDEGRFGRPVQIVFVGGQHFPYYRPAYREIYYTRHETGGGAIQDALTHMVNAAEWIVGPITRLSADAEHCVLDGVDVEDTVHMMTRHGDVLGSFSLNQHQPPNESTLTVICENGAARYEAHHCRWLSCTEPGSEWTVEETFQIERDDLFMSQAEGFLNQLDGNVDPACSINEAIQTLRVNLAALESVRTARWVNI, from the coding sequence ATGAAACAAATCTTGATCATTGGCGGTGGATCTATCGGAGAACGGCATGTTCGCTGTTTTCAGCAAACAGGTCGCGCCCGTGTTTCCCTTTGCGAAATGCGCGAAGATCTCCGCAAGGATGTCTCGGAGCGTTATGGTCTGAATCAGTGTTTTTCATCTCTGGACAAAACGTTACAGAACGCAGCTTTTGACGCGGCCGTCATCTGCACGCCTGCCAATATGCACATTCCAATGGCGCTGGACTTGGCTGCCGCCGGTTGCGGCATGCTCATCGAAAAGCCGCTCAGTACTTCGCCGCAGGGAACCGAACAGTTACAAGCGGCCATATCGTCCGCACAGCTTCCCGTGTCAGTTGCCTATGTGCTTCGCCAGCATCCTGCTCTTCAGTCGTTGAAGAAAAGCGTGGATGAAGGACGTTTTGGACGCCCCGTGCAGATCGTGTTCGTCGGCGGACAGCACTTTCCGTATTATCGACCGGCGTATCGGGAAATCTACTACACCCGACACGAAACCGGCGGTGGAGCGATTCAGGATGCGTTGACGCATATGGTCAACGCAGCAGAATGGATTGTTGGGCCGATCACCCGTCTGAGCGCGGATGCGGAACACTGTGTTCTGGATGGAGTCGACGTGGAAGACACAGTTCACATGATGACTCGACACGGCGATGTCCTCGGTTCCTTCAGTCTGAATCAGCACCAGCCGCCTAACGAATCGACGTTGACGGTGATCTGCGAAAACGGCGCGGCCCGTTACGAAGCTCATCATTGTCGGTGGCTGTCGTGCACAGAACCGGGTTCGGAATGGACTGTTGAGGAGACATTTCAAATCGAACGTGACGATTTGTTTATGAGTCAGGCCGAAGGTTTTTTGAATCAACTGGATGGAAACGTTGACCCAGCCTGCTCGATCAACGAGGCGATTCAGACGCTGCGAGTCAATCTGGCCGCTCTGGAATCCGTCAGAACCGCTCGTTGGGTAAATATATGA
- a CDS encoding SDR family oxidoreductase, translated as MSGRTALVTGATGYLGGALARALAEAGATVVAASRELSRAQDVAKSLPGDQTHFGVEINQLDEASINNGFAAAVDAAGCVDVMVNNGQQGHAMDLTDVTAEAFNEDLQNATGYFLLARHLRDHVVSRGVPGCVVMIGSMYGVVGSYPDAYENICTASPVQYHTLKGGIIHMTRHLAVYWAKDNVRVNCLSPGPFPSSGAPAEMVERLKRKSPVSRMGNPEELKGPLLLLASDAGSYMTGQNLLVDGGWTAW; from the coding sequence ATGTCAGGACGAACCGCGCTCGTGACCGGTGCGACTGGTTACCTGGGCGGCGCGCTCGCCCGAGCACTCGCGGAAGCGGGCGCAACAGTGGTCGCCGCCAGTCGTGAGTTGTCGCGTGCACAAGACGTTGCGAAATCACTTCCTGGAGATCAAACACACTTTGGCGTGGAAATCAATCAGCTTGACGAAGCCTCGATCAACAACGGTTTCGCAGCAGCGGTTGATGCCGCGGGCTGTGTGGACGTGATGGTCAACAACGGACAGCAGGGCCATGCGATGGATCTGACGGACGTGACGGCTGAAGCCTTCAATGAGGATCTGCAAAACGCGACCGGTTACTTTCTGCTGGCACGCCACCTTCGCGATCATGTCGTATCACGAGGAGTGCCCGGCTGCGTGGTGATGATCGGATCGATGTACGGCGTCGTCGGATCGTATCCGGATGCTTATGAAAACATTTGCACCGCCAGCCCCGTTCAGTATCACACGCTGAAAGGCGGAATCATTCATATGACCAGACACCTGGCCGTTTACTGGGCGAAAGACAATGTCCGGGTGAATTGTCTGAGCCCAGGACCGTTTCCGTCATCTGGAGCACCAGCGGAGATGGTCGAGCGATTGAAACGGAAAAGCCCGGTTTCGCGAATGGGCAATCCGGAAGAACTGAAGGGACCACTGCTTCTTCTTGCCAGTGATGCAGGCAGTTATATGACCGGTCAGAATCTGCTGGTCGATGGCGGCTGGACGGCGTGGTAG
- a CDS encoding exo-alpha-sialidase — MRFMIRIGLLASGALLLPWLAIASGADTIELDSKTHKRCVDVLRAGLHSDDFWPSIHAAEGLTLGGYGEEVIQFLQPKFNTETDDQRRCGIARELVRAGDRQYARIMLDILAGSETYGHVHAAESLYKVVEIGDGTAMRNAFEQDGNVSLKLMASGALGRCGNPQAMAYLRQSVRSDDPEVRRIAAWILGRIGARTDISTLKQQLPRSDEKLLRAYMQHSLAALGDPDGLEELAINLTDSDPAVRTYAATFAGDARAVEVADTLKHMLDDSHPDAAIRAAQSLLVLSSPAPADSAEDISQLLYRATESNPRYTEGSILALNSGELLFAVTEFRDTTSDFAKARIVSRRSSDGGHTWSEKSVLQENTGGMNVMSVTLRRLPNDSIAMFYLQKNSHSDLRLYIRVSNDEAASFGEPVLVTSNDGYHVVNNDRVTILKSGRLLAPAASTPDVQKVNHFVSHCYISDDNGVTWRNGQGQVDADRRGAMEPEVIELNDGRILMLIRTQLGYIGKSYSEDSGETWSEMTSLGVRGPEAPATVRRIPSTGDLLMIWNNCYSEGTDHGGKRTPLTAAVSRDEGQSWTVVGDLETDPQKTFSYTSLIFVRDRAVMSYWESGPASGQLSCRFRSLPIAWFYKDRE, encoded by the coding sequence ATGAGATTTATGATTCGAATCGGACTTCTCGCTTCGGGTGCCCTGTTGCTCCCGTGGTTGGCGATTGCAAGCGGGGCAGATACCATTGAACTGGATTCCAAGACACACAAGCGATGCGTCGATGTTCTTCGGGCTGGACTGCACAGCGATGACTTCTGGCCCTCAATACATGCAGCGGAAGGATTGACGCTCGGCGGATACGGCGAGGAAGTCATCCAGTTTCTTCAGCCGAAATTCAATACGGAAACGGACGACCAGCGTCGCTGCGGAATTGCTCGAGAACTGGTTCGTGCCGGGGATCGACAATACGCACGAATCATGCTCGACATCCTTGCTGGCAGCGAGACGTACGGACATGTTCACGCTGCCGAAAGTCTCTACAAAGTTGTGGAAATCGGTGACGGCACAGCGATGAGGAACGCTTTCGAGCAGGACGGAAACGTGAGCCTCAAGCTGATGGCCTCCGGTGCTCTGGGGCGCTGCGGGAATCCTCAGGCGATGGCGTACTTACGGCAATCGGTTCGCAGCGACGATCCGGAAGTCCGAAGAATTGCCGCGTGGATTCTCGGCCGCATCGGAGCCCGAACGGACATCTCCACACTGAAGCAGCAACTTCCCCGGAGCGACGAAAAACTGCTGCGGGCATACATGCAACATTCGCTGGCTGCACTGGGCGATCCAGACGGACTAGAAGAACTGGCCATAAATCTCACAGACTCTGACCCAGCCGTACGCACATACGCCGCCACGTTTGCCGGAGATGCACGAGCTGTCGAAGTCGCCGACACGCTGAAACACATGCTGGACGATTCCCACCCCGATGCCGCCATCCGCGCGGCACAGTCGCTGCTGGTGCTTTCCTCGCCTGCACCGGCTGACTCCGCAGAAGATATTTCTCAACTGTTGTATCGGGCTACGGAAAGCAACCCACGCTATACGGAAGGATCGATCCTCGCGTTGAATAGCGGCGAACTGCTGTTTGCCGTCACCGAGTTTCGTGACACAACCAGCGATTTCGCCAAAGCTCGCATTGTCAGTCGACGCTCTTCCGATGGGGGACACACCTGGTCGGAAAAATCCGTGCTGCAGGAAAACACGGGAGGCATGAATGTGATGAGCGTCACACTTCGCCGTCTGCCCAACGATTCCATCGCCATGTTCTACCTGCAGAAAAACAGTCACAGCGATCTGCGGCTTTACATTCGTGTGTCGAACGACGAAGCTGCCAGTTTCGGTGAACCGGTTCTTGTGACAAGCAACGACGGCTATCATGTTGTCAACAACGATCGCGTCACGATCCTGAAGTCGGGGCGGTTACTGGCCCCCGCAGCGTCAACGCCCGACGTGCAGAAGGTCAATCACTTCGTTTCTCATTGTTACATCTCGGACGACAACGGTGTCACCTGGCGCAACGGTCAGGGACAAGTCGATGCCGACCGCCGTGGAGCAATGGAACCGGAAGTGATCGAACTGAACGACGGGCGGATTCTAATGCTGATCCGCACGCAGCTCGGTTACATCGGCAAAAGCTATTCCGAGGACAGCGGCGAGACATGGAGCGAGATGACGTCACTGGGAGTTCGAGGCCCGGAGGCTCCGGCAACAGTGCGGCGCATTCCTTCCACTGGTGACCTGCTGATGATCTGGAACAATTGTTATTCGGAGGGCACTGATCACGGCGGAAAGCGAACGCCACTGACTGCTGCGGTTTCCCGCGATGAAGGCCAGTCGTGGACGGTCGTTGGCGACCTCGAAACTGATCCGCAGAAAACCTTCTCCTACACCAGTCTCATATTTGTTCGCGACCGAGCCGTGATGAGTTACTGGGAAAGCGGACCTGCGTCCGGGCAGCTTTCCTGCCGTTTTCGTTCGCTGCCCATCGCATGGTTTTACAAAGACAGAGAGTAA